A window from Cryobacterium sp. PAMC25264 encodes these proteins:
- a CDS encoding MazG family protein, producing MTESSQPRPSGSPTPGQSGLDELVATVARLRAPGGCPWDAEQTHESLVQYLTEETHELIEAIESGDREDLLEELGDVLYQVVFHASIAAETPGEEFDIQDVAARMTRKMVGRHPHVFGDGAEQSLEAVVAGWDDVKAAEKPHRTSVLDGIPQGMPALALADKVLGRAQKIGLLETDAPGLLPIDSEAELGPILLAIVSAAKAQGLDSERALRTALRDLQDEIRAAEQEGDPEDAGIIGLPSSS from the coding sequence GTGACCGAATCCAGCCAGCCCCGCCCATCCGGTAGCCCGACCCCCGGCCAGTCCGGCCTCGACGAACTCGTGGCCACCGTCGCCCGGCTGCGCGCGCCCGGCGGCTGCCCGTGGGACGCCGAGCAGACTCACGAGTCGCTCGTGCAGTACCTCACCGAGGAGACCCACGAGCTGATCGAGGCCATCGAGAGCGGCGACCGCGAGGACCTGCTCGAGGAGCTCGGTGACGTGCTGTACCAGGTCGTCTTCCACGCGTCGATCGCCGCGGAGACCCCCGGTGAGGAGTTCGACATCCAGGATGTCGCCGCGCGGATGACCCGCAAGATGGTCGGCCGGCATCCGCACGTGTTCGGCGACGGCGCCGAGCAGAGCCTCGAGGCGGTCGTGGCCGGCTGGGACGACGTGAAGGCGGCCGAGAAGCCGCACCGCACCAGCGTGCTCGACGGCATCCCGCAGGGCATGCCCGCGCTCGCCCTGGCCGACAAGGTGCTCGGCCGGGCCCAGAAGATCGGGCTGCTCGAAACGGATGCGCCCGGCCTGCTGCCCATCGACAGTGAGGCCGAGCTCGGCCCGATCCTGCTCGCCATAGTGTCGGCGGCCAAGGCGCAGGGACTCGACTCCGAGCGGGCGCTCCGCACAGCGCTCCGCGACCTGCAAGACGAGATCCGCGCCGCCGAGCAGGAGGGTGACCCTGAGGACGCCGGGATCATCGGCCTGCCCAGCAGCAGCTAG
- a CDS encoding ABC transporter permease, translating to MSAEYLSGVWLIVTLELRQRVRGVAWYVLLGVFVVLVGLVTLLVWLAAGTWQAGGSLVFSAVVFFVLLLATLVSPALSGNAINGDREAGTLATTQVTLIGTGQLILGKFLAAWITALAFLAAAVPFLVTAVLLGEVAPGTIVVSLLVLAAELGVIAAVGVGLSGILTRPLFSIVTTYLLVALLSLGTLISFGLLGTATQSTRTSVDRTVVSSTYDDETGTQTDVVCSEPTTSTYQTPRFDYYWWILAANPYVVLADAAPGEFDARGNTVDMFGGIAVAVRSAQLPPELYSENNYCNPGAFTVDDSSGYRSSQETYDSTVPSWFVGLGIHLLLGAGALLWAWRRTNTPARRLPTGSRIA from the coding sequence ATGAGCGCCGAGTACCTCTCCGGGGTCTGGCTGATCGTCACCCTCGAGCTGCGCCAGCGTGTGCGCGGCGTGGCCTGGTACGTGCTCCTGGGCGTGTTCGTGGTGCTGGTGGGCCTGGTGACCCTGCTGGTCTGGCTGGCGGCCGGCACCTGGCAGGCCGGCGGCAGCCTGGTCTTCTCCGCCGTGGTGTTCTTCGTCCTCCTGCTGGCCACGCTGGTCTCCCCCGCCCTCAGCGGCAATGCCATCAACGGCGACCGGGAGGCCGGCACACTGGCGACCACCCAGGTCACCCTGATCGGCACGGGCCAGCTGATCCTCGGCAAGTTCCTCGCGGCATGGATCACGGCGCTGGCCTTCCTGGCCGCCGCGGTGCCGTTCCTGGTCACTGCCGTGCTGCTGGGCGAGGTCGCCCCGGGCACCATCGTGGTGTCCCTGCTTGTGCTCGCCGCGGAACTCGGCGTGATCGCCGCCGTGGGCGTGGGTCTGTCAGGCATCCTGACCCGGCCGCTGTTCTCGATCGTGACGACCTATCTGCTCGTGGCACTGCTCAGCCTGGGCACGCTGATCTCCTTCGGCCTGCTCGGCACGGCCACCCAGTCGACGCGCACGTCGGTCGACCGCACCGTGGTCTCCTCGACCTACGACGACGAGACCGGCACCCAGACCGATGTGGTCTGCTCCGAACCGACCACGAGTACCTACCAGACGCCCCGGTTCGACTACTACTGGTGGATCCTGGCGGCGAACCCGTACGTGGTGCTGGCGGATGCCGCGCCCGGCGAATTCGATGCCAGAGGCAATACGGTCGACATGTTCGGCGGTATCGCCGTAGCCGTCCGGTCCGCGCAGCTGCCGCCGGAACTGTACTCGGAGAACAACTACTGCAACCCCGGCGCGTTCACGGTCGACGACTCGTCCGGCTACCGCAGCTCGCAGGAGACCTACGACTCGACCGTGCCGTCCTGGTTCGTCGGGCTCGGCATCCACCTGCTGCTCGGCGCCGGCGCCCTGCTGTGGGCCTGGCGGCGCACGAACACGCCCGCCCGCCGGTTGCCGACCGGAAGCCGGATCGCCTAG
- a CDS encoding Na+/H+ antiporter NhaA: MTFIRSERYAAGFLLIAGILGLLMANLSFGPALIDALNEHLHTGLFGLDLSAKHWISDGLLAVFFFLIAIELKRELVIGDLNSVGKAALPALAAFGGVLVPAGIYLLLTQGSGLAAGWPVPTATDIAFALGVLAVFGRGIPTRVRVFLLALAVLDDLVAILIIAFFFTQDPQLQYIGFAAITATLFGVTSRMLKPRSAWVLGRKPVWPIVAALTVLGVATWYFTYLSGVHATIAGVILGLVMARVPGGRAHHVLEPYSNAVILPLFAFSAALVAIPQVSLAELSPAFWGILVALPVGKLLGITLAGTLGSMISRRPNGSRSGLKFADIVMVACLGGIGFTVSLLMGALAFVGNTEVVDEATLAVLLGSGFAILVSAVVVSVRARQYRRAAEKLHPAVSPSTR; encoded by the coding sequence ATGACCTTCATCCGTTCCGAGCGCTACGCCGCCGGGTTCCTTCTGATCGCCGGGATCCTCGGCCTGCTGATGGCCAATCTGTCGTTCGGCCCGGCGCTGATCGACGCCCTCAACGAGCACCTGCACACCGGCCTGTTCGGGCTGGACCTGTCGGCCAAGCACTGGATCAGCGACGGGCTGCTGGCGGTGTTCTTCTTCCTCATCGCCATCGAGCTCAAGCGCGAGCTCGTGATCGGCGACCTCAACAGCGTGGGCAAGGCGGCCCTGCCGGCCCTCGCGGCGTTCGGCGGCGTGCTGGTGCCCGCCGGCATCTACCTGCTGCTCACCCAGGGCTCCGGGCTCGCTGCAGGCTGGCCGGTGCCCACGGCGACCGACATCGCTTTCGCGCTGGGCGTGCTCGCGGTCTTCGGCCGCGGCATCCCGACCCGGGTGCGCGTGTTCCTCCTCGCCCTGGCGGTGCTCGACGACCTGGTCGCCATCCTGATCATCGCGTTCTTCTTCACCCAGGACCCGCAGCTGCAATACATCGGCTTCGCCGCCATCACCGCGACCCTCTTCGGTGTCACCAGCCGGATGCTCAAGCCCCGTTCGGCCTGGGTGCTGGGCCGGAAGCCCGTCTGGCCGATCGTGGCCGCCCTGACTGTGCTGGGCGTGGCGACCTGGTACTTCACGTACCTCTCCGGCGTGCACGCCACCATCGCCGGCGTGATCCTCGGCCTCGTGATGGCGCGGGTGCCAGGGGGGCGCGCACATCACGTGCTCGAGCCCTACTCGAACGCGGTGATCCTGCCGTTGTTCGCCTTCTCCGCCGCCCTCGTGGCGATCCCCCAGGTGAGCCTGGCCGAGCTCAGCCCGGCGTTCTGGGGCATCCTGGTGGCCCTGCCGGTCGGCAAGCTGCTGGGCATCACCCTGGCGGGCACGCTGGGCAGCATGATCTCCCGACGCCCGAACGGGTCCAGATCCGGGCTCAAGTTCGCCGACATCGTCATGGTCGCGTGCCTGGGCGGCATCGGCTTCACGGTGTCGCTGTTGATGGGCGCGCTCGCCTTCGTCGGCAACACCGAGGTGGTCGACGAGGCCACCCTCGCCGTTCTGCTCGGGTCGGGCTTCGCGATCCTGGTCTCGGCGGTCGTGGTCAGTGTGCGGGCACGGCAGTATCGACGGGCCGCGGAAAAACTGCATCCAGCAGTGAGCCCGTCCACGCGATAA
- the pth gene encoding aminoacyl-tRNA hydrolase, which translates to MDENLWLVVGLGNPGPGYAGNRHNVGHMVTMVLADRMRANFKNHKANASVAEGRSFPGGPKLILAKPNSFMNLSGGPVAGLLRFYSLDVSRLIVVHDELDLPFDTLKIKVGGGHGGHNGVRDIIAATGSNDFIRIRMGIGRPPGRQNAADFVLHDYTSTERTTLPIMLEDAADAIELIAAEGPAAAQQKFHAPPA; encoded by the coding sequence CTGGACGAGAATCTCTGGCTCGTAGTCGGGCTCGGTAACCCCGGGCCCGGCTACGCCGGTAATCGCCACAACGTCGGTCACATGGTGACCATGGTGCTCGCCGACCGGATGCGGGCGAACTTCAAGAACCACAAGGCCAACGCCTCCGTCGCCGAGGGACGCAGTTTTCCCGGCGGCCCCAAGCTGATCCTGGCCAAGCCGAACAGCTTCATGAACCTCTCCGGCGGCCCCGTCGCGGGCCTGCTGCGCTTCTACTCGCTCGACGTGTCCCGGCTGATCGTCGTGCACGACGAACTCGACCTGCCGTTCGACACCCTGAAGATCAAGGTGGGCGGCGGCCACGGCGGCCACAACGGGGTGCGCGACATCATCGCCGCCACCGGGAGCAACGACTTCATCCGCATCCGGATGGGCATCGGCCGCCCGCCCGGCCGGCAGAATGCCGCCGACTTCGTGCTGCACGACTACACCAGCACCGAGCGCACCACCCTGCCGATCATGCTCGAGGATGCCGCGGACGCCATCGAACTCATCGCCGCTGAGGGCCCTGCCGCCGCCCAGCAGAAGTTCCACGCCCCGCCCGCATAG
- a CDS encoding FadR/GntR family transcriptional regulator, which translates to MSPSLHTRVTEDVGRSIVDGAVPAGSVLLAEEIERRQGVSRSVIREAVRVLGSMGLVESVKRVGIRVLPAARWNAYDPTIIRWRLLGPGKGDQLRSLTELRSAVEPLAAELAARHAAAEVAAELMHVAGLMRSAGQSGDLSQFLELDIRFHQLVLHGSGNEMFAKLDEPVAAVLSGRTDLGLMPDHPHQNTLQLHADVAEAIRAGRPGDARAAMELIMRRTYAEVQPTWTNKYDYIDEASH; encoded by the coding sequence ATGTCGCCCAGCCTGCACACCCGAGTGACCGAAGACGTCGGACGGTCCATCGTCGACGGTGCTGTCCCGGCCGGCAGCGTCCTGCTCGCGGAAGAGATCGAACGCCGCCAGGGCGTGAGCCGGTCGGTGATCCGGGAGGCCGTGCGCGTGCTCGGGTCGATGGGCCTGGTGGAGTCGGTCAAGCGGGTCGGCATCCGGGTGCTGCCGGCCGCGCGGTGGAATGCCTACGATCCCACCATCATCCGCTGGCGGCTGCTCGGCCCGGGCAAGGGCGACCAGCTGCGGTCGCTGACCGAGCTGCGCTCGGCAGTGGAGCCCCTGGCCGCCGAGTTGGCCGCCCGGCATGCCGCTGCGGAGGTGGCGGCCGAGCTGATGCACGTGGCCGGGCTCATGCGCAGTGCGGGCCAATCCGGCGACCTGTCCCAGTTCCTCGAGCTGGACATCCGGTTTCACCAGTTGGTGCTGCACGGTTCGGGCAATGAGATGTTCGCCAAGCTCGACGAGCCCGTCGCTGCCGTGCTGTCCGGCCGCACCGACCTGGGCCTGATGCCGGATCACCCGCATCAGAACACCCTGCAGTTGCACGCCGATGTCGCCGAGGCGATTCGGGCCGGCCGGCCCGGGGACGCCCGGGCGGCGATGGAGCTCATCATGCGGCGCACCTATGCGGAGGTGCAGCCCACCTGGACGAATAAATATGATTACATTGACGAGGCGAGCCACTAA
- a CDS encoding 50S ribosomal protein L25/general stress protein Ctc — MAEATNNNNKISADARVSFGKGAARKLRVLGKIPAVIYGHGTDPVHVALPAHEIGLLLRRANAVLELDVEGTTHLTLVKDVQKDPVRQIIEHLDLIVIRKGEKVQVEVAVHVTGEPAPGTTADLDAKTLLLEVEATNIPQSVSVDVEGLEDGALIHASEITLPAGASLISDPEMVVIGVHLPAEEEEEETAEGEEAPAEEAAAE, encoded by the coding sequence ATGGCCGAGGCCACGAACAACAACAACAAGATTTCCGCTGACGCCCGCGTCAGCTTCGGCAAGGGCGCTGCCCGCAAGCTGCGCGTGCTGGGCAAGATCCCCGCCGTCATCTACGGCCACGGCACCGACCCCGTGCACGTCGCCCTGCCGGCCCACGAGATCGGCCTGCTGCTGCGCCGCGCGAACGCCGTGCTCGAGCTCGACGTCGAGGGCACCACCCACCTGACCCTGGTCAAGGACGTGCAGAAGGACCCGGTTCGACAGATCATCGAGCACCTCGACCTCATCGTCATCCGCAAGGGTGAGAAGGTCCAGGTCGAGGTCGCCGTGCACGTCACCGGTGAGCCCGCCCCCGGAACCACCGCGGACCTCGACGCCAAGACCCTGCTCCTCGAGGTCGAAGCCACGAACATCCCACAGAGCGTCAGCGTCGATGTCGAGGGCCTCGAAGACGGCGCTCTCATCCACGCCAGCGAGATCACGCTGCCCGCCGGCGCGTCGCTCATCTCCGACCCCGAGATGGTCGTCATCGGCGTGCACCTGCCGGCCGAGGAAGAGGAAGAGGAGACCGCCGAGGGCGAAGAAGCTCCCGCCGAGGAAGCTGCCGCCGAGTAG
- the mfd gene encoding transcription-repair coupling factor gives MILQGLIPALSGASTFDNALAFAARDADFSLTEGLRAPLLAALMEQRSRLDKGRALLVITATGRESEALRENLGCFSDDAEIVEFPAWETLPHERLSPSAEIVGRRLYALRRMRDWENADTATRRPLIVVASVRAALQPVADNLTDYDPLELTAGGRGHDLAAISVDLVNVAYARVDMVTRRGEFAVRGGILDVFPPMAAHPYRIEFFGDEVEQIRAFAVSDQRSMPEPIDSVTLPPSRELLLSPAVRQRAREMQHEFPSLAGLLAKVAEGIPVEGMESLAPALVDRLVPVTHYLPRQAAVAVISPERVASRAISLAETNREFLSAAWNAATAGAEAPIDLASGDFLTLGTLRDAVRYSAPGAPATERVWWTMSSFQAAPTDIEVLPEHREIDELLTIRIEGDAVPSFAGSVEGAVGHLGARMKDGWTVAVVAQGAGLVERAADVLAGAELPARIVEEFPENPEPGIAYLLKASIAHGFEIPETKLTLVSESEFYGRTVGYDARQIKKLASRRKNVVDPLQLKTGDHVVHQTHGIGRFLELTQREVSSGGRNPVKTTREYLVLEYAPSKRGHGGDKLYVPTDQLDLVSRYVGGEAPALSKMGGSDWSAAKTKARRAVRDIAVELVKLYSARMASKGHAFGPDTPWQRELEEAFPFAETPDQLTTIEEVKADMERPIPMDRLLSGDVGFGKTEVAVRAAFKAIQDGKQVAMLVPTTLLVRQHMETFQERFAGFPIHLRALSRFQTDKESRETVAGMLDGTVDMVIGTHRLLSESTVFKDLGLVIIDEEQRFGVEHKDALKKLKTNVDILAMSATPIPRTLEMAVTGIREMSTLATPPEDRHPILTFVGPYSDRQVAAAIRRELLREGQIFFVHNRVSSINRVAAQLAELVPEARVAVAHGQLPEAQLEQVVVDFWENKFDILVSTTIIETGLDIANANTIIIDRADKYGLSQLHQLRGRVGRGRERAYAYFLYDENKPLSEIAHDRLATIAANNELGAGMQVALKDLEIRGAGNLLGGEQAGHIAGVGFDLYLRMIGEAVSTFRGDVAEGQTELRLELPVDAHIPEEYVDSERLRLEAYQKLSGASGFAAADDQIGLVLEELTDRYGEPPEAVTNLIAVSRLRRHAQQAGLGEVVAMGSNLRVAPVDLADSMQVRLQRMYPGAKYSAAAGTMIVPLPRVNGEPPADAALIAWTGSLLDAVFPRPVDTAVPAH, from the coding sequence GTGATTCTTCAGGGCTTGATTCCGGCGCTTTCTGGTGCCTCCACGTTCGATAACGCCCTCGCCTTCGCGGCCCGTGACGCCGACTTCTCGCTCACCGAGGGACTGCGCGCGCCGCTCCTCGCCGCTCTGATGGAGCAACGCTCCCGCCTCGACAAGGGCAGGGCCCTGCTGGTCATCACGGCCACCGGGCGCGAATCCGAGGCGCTCCGGGAGAACCTCGGCTGCTTCTCCGACGACGCCGAGATCGTCGAGTTCCCCGCCTGGGAGACCCTGCCGCACGAGCGGCTCAGCCCCAGCGCCGAGATCGTGGGTCGCCGGCTCTACGCGCTGCGACGAATGCGGGACTGGGAGAACGCGGATACCGCCACCCGGCGACCCCTCATCGTCGTCGCCTCGGTGCGCGCCGCCCTGCAGCCCGTGGCCGACAACCTCACCGACTACGACCCGCTCGAGCTGACCGCCGGCGGCCGTGGCCATGACCTGGCCGCCATCTCGGTGGACCTCGTGAATGTGGCCTACGCCCGGGTGGACATGGTCACCCGCCGCGGCGAGTTCGCCGTGCGTGGCGGCATCCTCGACGTGTTCCCGCCCATGGCCGCTCACCCCTACCGGATCGAGTTCTTCGGCGACGAGGTCGAACAGATCCGCGCGTTCGCGGTCTCCGACCAGCGCTCCATGCCCGAGCCGATCGACTCGGTCACCCTGCCGCCCAGCCGCGAACTGCTGCTCAGCCCGGCCGTCCGCCAGCGCGCCCGGGAGATGCAGCACGAGTTCCCCAGCCTGGCGGGCCTCCTCGCGAAGGTCGCCGAGGGGATCCCCGTCGAGGGCATGGAGAGCCTGGCACCCGCCCTCGTCGACCGGTTGGTGCCCGTCACGCACTACCTGCCCCGGCAGGCCGCGGTCGCCGTGATCTCGCCCGAACGGGTCGCCTCCCGTGCCATCAGCCTGGCCGAGACCAACCGGGAGTTCCTCTCCGCCGCGTGGAACGCCGCCACCGCCGGTGCCGAGGCGCCCATCGACCTGGCCTCGGGCGACTTCCTGACCCTCGGCACCCTGCGGGACGCCGTGCGGTACTCCGCTCCGGGGGCGCCGGCCACCGAACGCGTCTGGTGGACGATGAGTTCGTTCCAGGCCGCACCGACCGACATCGAGGTGCTGCCGGAGCACCGTGAGATCGACGAACTCCTCACCATCCGCATCGAGGGTGACGCCGTGCCGAGCTTCGCCGGCAGCGTCGAGGGCGCCGTCGGGCACCTCGGCGCCCGGATGAAGGACGGCTGGACCGTCGCCGTCGTCGCGCAGGGCGCCGGCCTCGTCGAGCGCGCCGCTGACGTGCTCGCCGGCGCAGAACTGCCCGCCCGCATCGTCGAGGAGTTTCCGGAGAACCCCGAACCGGGCATCGCCTACCTGCTCAAGGCCTCCATCGCACACGGCTTCGAGATCCCCGAGACCAAGCTCACCCTGGTCAGCGAGAGCGAGTTCTACGGCCGCACGGTCGGCTACGACGCCCGGCAGATCAAGAAGCTCGCCAGTAGGCGGAAGAACGTCGTCGACCCCTTGCAGCTCAAGACCGGCGACCACGTCGTGCACCAGACCCACGGCATCGGCCGGTTCCTGGAACTGACCCAGCGCGAGGTCTCCAGCGGCGGCCGCAACCCGGTGAAGACCACCCGCGAATACCTGGTGCTGGAATACGCGCCCTCCAAGCGCGGCCACGGCGGCGACAAGCTCTACGTGCCCACCGACCAGCTCGACCTGGTCTCCCGCTATGTCGGCGGCGAGGCCCCCGCGCTGTCGAAGATGGGCGGCAGTGACTGGTCGGCCGCCAAGACCAAGGCCCGCCGCGCGGTGCGCGACATCGCCGTCGAACTCGTCAAGCTCTACTCCGCACGGATGGCCAGCAAGGGTCACGCCTTCGGCCCTGACACCCCCTGGCAGCGCGAGCTCGAGGAGGCGTTCCCGTTCGCCGAGACGCCCGACCAGCTCACCACCATCGAAGAGGTCAAGGCCGACATGGAGCGGCCCATCCCGATGGACCGGCTGCTCTCCGGCGACGTGGGCTTCGGCAAGACCGAGGTGGCCGTGCGCGCCGCGTTCAAGGCCATCCAGGACGGCAAGCAGGTGGCCATGCTCGTACCCACCACCCTGCTCGTGCGCCAGCACATGGAGACCTTCCAGGAGCGTTTCGCCGGGTTCCCGATCCACCTGCGCGCGCTCAGCCGCTTCCAGACCGACAAGGAATCCCGCGAGACCGTGGCCGGCATGCTGGACGGCACCGTCGACATGGTCATCGGCACCCACCGTCTGCTCTCCGAGAGCACGGTCTTCAAGGACCTCGGTCTGGTCATCATCGACGAGGAACAGCGCTTCGGCGTGGAGCACAAGGACGCGCTCAAGAAACTCAAGACCAACGTCGACATCCTCGCGATGAGTGCCACGCCCATCCCGCGCACCCTGGAGATGGCCGTCACGGGCATCCGGGAGATGTCCACCCTGGCGACCCCTCCGGAGGACCGGCACCCGATCCTCACCTTCGTCGGCCCGTACTCCGACCGCCAGGTGGCCGCCGCCATCCGTCGGGAGCTGCTGCGCGAGGGGCAGATCTTCTTCGTGCACAACCGGGTGTCCAGCATCAACCGGGTGGCCGCGCAGCTGGCCGAGCTGGTGCCGGAGGCCCGCGTCGCCGTGGCGCACGGGCAGCTGCCCGAGGCCCAGCTCGAGCAGGTGGTGGTGGACTTCTGGGAGAACAAGTTCGACATCCTGGTCTCCACGACCATTATCGAGACCGGCCTGGACATCGCCAACGCGAACACCATCATCATCGACCGGGCCGACAAGTACGGCCTCAGCCAGCTGCACCAGCTGCGCGGCCGTGTCGGCCGCGGCCGGGAACGCGCCTACGCGTACTTCCTCTACGACGAGAACAAGCCGCTGAGCGAGATCGCGCACGACCGCCTCGCCACCATCGCGGCCAACAACGAGCTCGGCGCCGGCATGCAGGTGGCGCTGAAAGACCTGGAGATCCGCGGAGCGGGCAACCTGCTCGGCGGCGAGCAGGCCGGCCACATCGCCGGGGTGGGTTTCGACCTGTATCTGCGCATGATCGGCGAGGCCGTGTCCACCTTCCGCGGCGACGTCGCCGAGGGGCAGACCGAACTGCGGCTCGAGCTTCCCGTCGACGCGCACATCCCCGAGGAGTACGTCGACAGCGAGCGGTTGCGGCTGGAGGCCTACCAGAAGCTCTCCGGCGCGAGTGGGTTCGCGGCCGCCGACGACCAGATCGGCTTGGTGCTCGAGGAGCTCACCGACCGCTACGGCGAACCGCCCGAGGCCGTCACCAACCTCATCGCCGTCTCCCGGCTCCGCCGCCACGCGCAGCAGGCCGGCCTCGGCGAGGTCGTCGCGATGGGCTCCAACCTGCGGGTCGCGCCCGTCGACTTGGCCGATTCGATGCAGGTGCGCCTGCAGCGGATGTACCCGGGCGCGAAGTACTCGGCCGCGGCCGGCACCATGATCGTGCCGTTGCCGCGCGTGAACGGCGAGCCGCCGGCCGACGCCGCGCTTATCGCGTGGACGGGCTCACTGCTGGATGCAGTTTTTCCGCGGCCCGTCGATACTGCCGTGCCCGCACACTGA
- the gndA gene encoding NADP-dependent phosphogluconate dehydrogenase, with protein MGSNLARNLASREGNTVAVYNRSPERTRLLLDEHPEAGFVASEAIEDFVASLATPRTAIIMVQAGAGTDAVISQLTELFEPGDIIVDGGNALFTDTIRREKAVRETGINFVGAGISGGEEGALKGPSIMPGGSAEAYVTLGPILESIAAVVDGEPCVTHVGTDGAGHFVKMIHNGIEYADMQLIGEAYDLIRRGTGKTPAEISEIFTEWNTGDLESYLIEITAEVLKQVDANTGQPLVDVILDQAGSKGTGVWTVQTALDLGIPVSGIAEAVFARSVSSKPAQRAAAAALPGPTANPVEDVDGFIEGVRQALYASKVIAYSQGFDAIVAGAEQYNWDIKKGEIAKIWRGGCIIRARFLNRITEAYTENPGLVSLVTAPFFTDVVAKAQDSWRNVVADAAHAGIPAPVFASSLAYYDSLRADRLPAALTQGQRDFFGAHTYKRVDMDGTFHTLWSGDRSEIETEGSSH; from the coding sequence ATGGGCTCCAACCTGGCCCGCAACCTCGCCAGCCGCGAGGGCAACACCGTCGCGGTGTACAACCGCTCCCCCGAACGCACCCGCCTGCTCCTGGACGAGCACCCCGAGGCCGGATTCGTCGCCTCCGAGGCGATCGAAGACTTCGTCGCATCGCTTGCGACCCCGCGCACCGCGATCATCATGGTGCAGGCCGGCGCGGGCACAGACGCCGTGATCAGCCAGCTGACCGAGCTGTTCGAGCCCGGGGACATCATCGTCGACGGCGGCAACGCCCTCTTCACCGACACCATCCGCCGCGAGAAGGCCGTACGCGAGACCGGCATCAACTTCGTCGGCGCCGGCATCTCCGGCGGAGAAGAAGGCGCCCTCAAGGGCCCGAGCATCATGCCGGGCGGCTCCGCAGAGGCGTACGTCACCCTCGGCCCGATCCTCGAGTCCATCGCCGCGGTCGTCGACGGCGAGCCCTGCGTCACCCACGTCGGCACCGACGGCGCCGGCCACTTCGTCAAGATGATCCACAACGGCATCGAATACGCCGACATGCAGCTCATCGGCGAGGCGTACGACCTCATCCGTCGCGGAACCGGCAAGACCCCGGCCGAGATCTCCGAGATCTTCACCGAGTGGAACACGGGCGACCTCGAGAGCTACCTCATCGAGATCACCGCGGAGGTCCTCAAGCAGGTCGACGCCAACACCGGCCAGCCGCTCGTCGATGTCATCCTCGACCAGGCCGGGAGCAAGGGCACCGGCGTCTGGACCGTGCAGACCGCCCTGGACCTCGGCATCCCCGTCTCCGGCATCGCCGAGGCCGTGTTCGCCCGCTCCGTCTCCTCCAAGCCCGCGCAGCGCGCAGCCGCCGCCGCTCTCCCCGGCCCCACCGCCAACCCGGTCGAGGACGTGGACGGCTTCATCGAGGGTGTTCGCCAGGCGCTCTACGCGTCCAAGGTGATCGCATACTCGCAGGGCTTCGACGCCATCGTCGCCGGCGCCGAGCAGTACAACTGGGACATCAAGAAGGGCGAGATCGCGAAGATCTGGCGCGGCGGCTGCATCATCCGCGCCCGCTTCCTGAACCGCATCACCGAGGCGTACACCGAGAACCCGGGTCTCGTTTCCCTGGTCACCGCGCCGTTCTTCACGGATGTGGTCGCCAAGGCGCAGGACTCCTGGCGGAACGTCGTCGCCGACGCCGCCCACGCCGGTATCCCCGCGCCGGTGTTCGCGTCGTCGCTGGCGTACTACGACAGCCTGCGTGCCGACCGCCTGCCCGCGGCCCTCACCCAGGGCCAGCGTGACTTCTTCGGTGCGCACACCTACAAGCGCGTCGACATGGACGGCACCTTCCACACGCTGTGGTCCGGCGACCGCAGCGAGATCGAGACCGAGGGCTCCTCGCACTAG